Proteins from a genomic interval of Corynebacterium deserti GIMN1.010:
- a CDS encoding lamin tail domain-containing protein codes for MVEVKKRNLLVAPIAASLVFCNLAVAANAQESTTSPIVINEVESNGDPIGDFVEIANTDLNNTIDISGWTLVDEKDTNPVVLPEGTEIESGGYFVIYTDAANYVSTYNTYGGVDHFGLGKDDTVTLRDAEGNTVDTYSWKELGKHAENTYGRIPDMAGEFADTGASTPGAKNIAADDSDVDPGTAPNAQLPFHNVDVQSLDLGPAFTIGDMSGVDFDENGTAWVVNNGTGTLYALAHDPQATTYELIGQWNTTYPSGEGRLDAEGVAAADNGDIYIATERNNAESNVSRPSVLRFANPTGQDSLQVAAQEWNLSAITGPLGANGGLEAIVQLEDTIFAVGVESTGEVLIVDLAGDEAVLVQRYVSSFEGVMALDYNSDTKQLAVVCDEACDGASEILTWDGASVTKADNNIYERPANLGNWANEGFATYTTELECVDGSTIPATSYLWADDAATNNFNALNAAQVIDGDCELIPGNDDDDDDNGNGNEPTPPASPSDNSSTSFAAGSFAGSLATTLLAAFGIAGALGGLMQQLIAAFPTLKQYIRF; via the coding sequence GTGGTTGAAGTGAAAAAGCGTAACCTCCTCGTAGCACCCATTGCTGCGTCTTTGGTCTTCTGCAACCTTGCAGTTGCTGCCAACGCTCAGGAAAGCACTACCTCTCCTATCGTTATCAATGAGGTTGAGTCCAACGGTGACCCAATCGGTGACTTCGTCGAGATCGCTAACACCGACCTGAACAACACCATTGACATCTCCGGATGGACCCTGGTTGATGAGAAGGACACCAACCCTGTCGTTCTCCCCGAAGGCACCGAGATCGAGTCCGGTGGATACTTTGTTATCTACACCGACGCTGCTAACTACGTCTCCACCTACAACACCTACGGCGGCGTAGACCACTTCGGCCTAGGCAAAGATGATACCGTTACCCTGCGCGACGCAGAAGGCAACACTGTAGATACCTACTCCTGGAAAGAACTGGGCAAGCACGCCGAGAACACATACGGCCGCATCCCAGACATGGCCGGCGAATTCGCTGACACCGGTGCATCCACCCCAGGCGCAAAGAACATTGCAGCTGACGACAGCGATGTCGATCCTGGCACTGCCCCCAACGCACAGCTTCCATTCCACAACGTTGACGTGCAGTCCCTCGACCTCGGACCAGCCTTCACCATCGGCGACATGTCCGGCGTCGATTTCGACGAAAACGGCACCGCATGGGTAGTCAACAACGGCACCGGTACCCTCTACGCACTGGCTCACGATCCACAGGCCACCACCTACGAACTCATCGGCCAGTGGAACACCACCTACCCATCCGGCGAAGGCCGTCTCGACGCCGAAGGTGTTGCCGCAGCTGATAACGGCGACATCTACATCGCAACCGAGCGCAACAACGCTGAAAGCAATGTCTCCCGCCCATCCGTTCTCCGCTTCGCTAACCCAACCGGCCAGGACAGCCTCCAGGTAGCAGCGCAGGAATGGAACCTCTCCGCAATCACCGGCCCACTCGGCGCAAATGGTGGCCTCGAAGCAATCGTCCAGCTTGAAGACACCATCTTCGCTGTTGGCGTTGAATCCACCGGCGAAGTCCTCATCGTTGATCTCGCAGGCGACGAAGCAGTTCTGGTTCAGCGTTACGTCTCCTCCTTCGAGGGCGTCATGGCTCTTGATTACAACTCCGATACCAAGCAGCTCGCAGTCGTCTGCGACGAAGCATGCGACGGCGCATCCGAGATCCTCACCTGGGACGGCGCATCCGTAACCAAGGCTGACAACAACATCTACGAGCGTCCAGCAAACCTCGGCAACTGGGCAAACGAAGGCTTCGCAACCTACACCACCGAGCTCGAGTGCGTCGATGGCTCCACCATCCCCGCAACCAGCTACCTCTGGGCTGACGATGCTGCCACCAACAACTTCAACGCACTCAACGCAGCTCAGGTCATCGATGGCGATTGCGAACTCATACCGGGCAATGACGATGATGATGATGACAACGGTAACGGCAACGAGCCAACCCCACCAGCATCCCCATCCGATAACTCCTCTACCTCTTTCGCAGCAGGTAGCTTCGCAGGTTCCCTGGCAACCACCCTCCTGGCAGCATTCGGCATCGCCGGTGCACTGGGCGGCCTCATGCAGCAGCTCATCGCAGCATTCCCAACCCTTAAGCAGTACATCCGCTTCTAA
- a CDS encoding metallophosphoesterase gives MDGTWFTSDLHLGHEFVASLRGFDDTRDHDEVILGHLKEMVQPGDVLWVLGDISSGSLRAEERALGLIAQRLVGVEKHFVPGNHDSCHPMFRRAYQRQGRFLEVFDSVQAFQRMKWEGEEVYLSHFPRPGQDHPGMESRYDDLRLRVPLLVHGHLHSQFPMTGPGQVDVGMEAWGLRPTPQVMVAQKLWESLEERV, from the coding sequence ATGGACGGAACATGGTTTACCTCTGATCTACATTTGGGCCATGAATTTGTGGCATCACTACGTGGTTTTGATGACACGCGCGACCACGATGAGGTGATTCTTGGGCATTTAAAGGAGATGGTGCAGCCGGGTGATGTGCTGTGGGTGCTGGGGGATATCTCATCGGGGTCGCTGCGCGCGGAGGAAAGGGCGCTTGGGTTGATTGCGCAGAGGTTAGTAGGCGTCGAAAAGCATTTTGTGCCGGGTAACCATGATTCGTGCCACCCCATGTTCCGTCGTGCCTACCAACGTCAGGGGCGCTTTTTGGAGGTGTTTGACTCGGTGCAGGCGTTTCAGCGTATGAAGTGGGAGGGCGAGGAGGTGTATTTGTCGCATTTCCCGCGACCGGGGCAGGATCATCCGGGGATGGAGTCTCGATATGACGACCTGCGTTTGCGGGTTCCGTTGCTGGTGCATGGGCATTTGCATTCACAGTTTCCGATGACGGGACCAGGCCAAGTGGATGTTGGTATGGAGGCGTGGGGTTTGCGTCCAACACCGCAGGTGATGGTGGCGCAGAAGTTGTGGGAGTCTTTGGAGGAGCGAGTCTAA
- the glcB gene encoding malate synthase G: MTDQQLLSAQTADNEDNTERVDAGGMQVAKVLYDFVTEAVLPRVGVDADKFWSGFGDIARELTPRNRELLARRDELQSQIDTYHRENAGNLDQDAYEAFLKEIGYLVDVPEAAEIRTENIDTEISSTAGPQLVVPILNARFALNAANARWGSLYDALYGTNAIPETDGAEKGKEYNPVRGQKVIEWGRKFLDTVVPLDGASHADVEKYNITDGKLAAHIGDSVYRLKNRESYRGFTGNFLDPEIILLETNGLHIELQIDPVHPIGQADKTGLKDIVLESAITTIMDFEDSVAAVDAEDKTLGYTNWFGLNTGELKEEVSKGDRTFTRALNKDRVYIGRNGTELVLHGRSLLFVRNVGHLMQNPSILVDGEEIFEGIMDAVITTVCAIPGIAPQNKMRNSRKGSIYIVKPKQHGPEEVAFTNELFGRVEDLLDLPRHTLKVGVMDEERRTSVNLDACIMEVADRLAFINTGFLDRTGDEIHTSMEAGAMVRKADMQTAPWKQAYEDNNVDAGIQRGLPGKAQIGKGMWAMTELMAEMLEKKIGQPREGANTAWVPSPTGATLHATHYHLVDVFKVQEELRKAGRRDNLRNILTIPLAPATDWSDAEKKEELDNNCQSILGYVVRWVEQGVGCSKVPDIHDIDLMEDRATLRISSQMLANWIRHDVVTKEQVLEALERMAVVVDKQNAGDAAYRDMAPNYDASIAFQAAKDLIFKGTESPAGYTEPILHARRREFKAQA; the protein is encoded by the coding sequence ATGACTGATCAGCAACTGTTGTCTGCTCAGACCGCTGACAACGAAGACAACACCGAGCGCGTCGATGCCGGTGGAATGCAGGTTGCAAAAGTTCTCTACGACTTTGTGACAGAAGCGGTGCTCCCTCGCGTGGGTGTAGATGCGGACAAGTTCTGGTCTGGCTTCGGCGACATTGCGCGTGAGCTCACCCCTCGTAACCGTGAGTTGCTGGCTCGCCGCGATGAGTTGCAGTCGCAGATTGATACCTACCACCGGGAGAACGCCGGCAACCTTGACCAGGATGCGTATGAGGCCTTCCTCAAGGAAATCGGCTACTTAGTTGATGTTCCTGAGGCTGCGGAAATCCGCACCGAAAACATCGACACCGAGATCTCCAGCACCGCTGGTCCTCAGTTGGTCGTTCCAATCCTCAACGCACGTTTCGCTCTCAACGCTGCGAATGCTCGTTGGGGCTCCCTCTACGATGCCCTCTACGGCACCAACGCCATCCCAGAAACCGATGGTGCAGAGAAGGGTAAAGAGTACAACCCGGTCCGTGGTCAGAAGGTCATTGAGTGGGGACGTAAGTTCTTGGATACCGTTGTTCCACTCGACGGTGCATCTCACGCTGACGTTGAGAAGTACAACATCACCGACGGCAAGCTTGCAGCTCACATTGGCGACAGCGTCTACCGCCTGAAGAACCGAGAGTCCTACCGTGGCTTCACCGGCAACTTCCTCGACCCAGAAATCATCCTGCTGGAGACCAACGGCCTGCACATTGAGCTGCAGATCGATCCAGTTCACCCCATCGGACAGGCTGACAAGACTGGTCTGAAGGATATCGTCTTGGAATCTGCCATCACCACCATCATGGACTTCGAGGACTCTGTTGCAGCCGTCGACGCCGAGGACAAGACCCTGGGCTACACCAACTGGTTCGGCCTGAACACCGGTGAGTTGAAGGAAGAAGTTTCCAAGGGCGATCGCACCTTTACTCGTGCGCTCAACAAGGACCGCGTCTACATCGGCCGCAATGGCACCGAATTGGTTCTGCATGGTCGTTCCCTGCTGTTCGTTCGCAATGTTGGCCACCTCATGCAAAACCCATCGATCCTCGTCGATGGCGAAGAAATCTTCGAAGGCATCATGGATGCCGTCATCACCACCGTCTGCGCCATTCCAGGCATCGCTCCACAAAACAAGATGCGCAACTCCCGCAAGGGTTCCATCTACATCGTGAAGCCAAAGCAGCACGGTCCAGAAGAAGTCGCCTTCACCAATGAGCTGTTTGGCCGCGTTGAGGATCTCCTCGACCTGCCTCGCCACACCCTCAAGGTTGGTGTCATGGATGAAGAGCGTCGCACCTCCGTCAACTTGGATGCGTGCATCATGGAAGTTGCTGACCGCCTGGCGTTCATTAACACTGGCTTCCTTGATCGCACCGGCGATGAAATCCACACCTCCATGGAGGCAGGCGCCATGGTGCGCAAGGCTGATATGCAGACCGCACCATGGAAGCAGGCGTACGAGGATAACAACGTCGACGCCGGTATCCAGCGCGGCCTCCCAGGCAAAGCGCAAATTGGTAAGGGCATGTGGGCAATGACCGAGCTCATGGCTGAAATGCTGGAGAAGAAGATTGGCCAGCCACGCGAAGGTGCTAACACCGCATGGGTTCCTTCACCAACCGGTGCGACCCTGCACGCCACGCACTACCACCTGGTTGACGTGTTCAAGGTTCAAGAAGAGCTGCGTAAGGCCGGTCGACGCGACAACCTCCGCAACATCCTCACCATTCCTCTCGCACCGGCTACCGACTGGTCGGATGCAGAGAAGAAGGAAGAGCTGGACAACAACTGCCAGTCCATCCTGGGCTACGTGGTCCGGTGGGTTGAGCAGGGCGTTGGTTGCTCCAAGGTGCCAGACATCCACGACATCGACCTCATGGAAGACCGCGCCACCCTGCGCATTTCTTCCCAGATGCTCGCTAACTGGATTCGCCATGACGTTGTCACCAAGGAGCAGGTCCTCGAAGCTTTGGAGAGGATGGCAGTGGTCGTCGACAAGCAAAACGCCGGGGACGCCGCCTACCGCGATATGGCGCCGAACTACGACGCCAGCATCGCCTTCCAGGCCGCTAAGGACCTGATCTTCAAGGGAACCGAGTCGCCAGCGGGCTACACCGAGCCAATCCTGCACGCCCGCCGCCGCGAGTTCAAGGCACAAGCCTAA
- a CDS encoding three-helix bundle dimerization domain-containing protein: MATKASEITTIRPAQHDALWSVREDLHARFDGLVDPAQVDAILDSVATNRDAKITVFSKIFIAREATAALQQIAGNVNADLLDFIALNRGMAA; the protein is encoded by the coding sequence ATGGCTACCAAGGCTTCCGAAATCACCACGATTCGACCAGCCCAGCACGATGCTCTTTGGAGCGTACGTGAGGATCTTCACGCACGCTTCGATGGCCTGGTCGATCCTGCACAGGTTGATGCAATTTTGGACTCTGTCGCAACGAATCGCGACGCCAAGATCACCGTCTTCAGCAAGATTTTCATCGCTCGCGAAGCAACCGCAGCTCTTCAGCAGATTGCTGGCAACGTCAATGCAGACCTGCTTGACTTCATTGCTCTCAACCGCGGCATGGCAGCATAA
- a CDS encoding BCCT family transporter has translation MPNSPDSSQDISDEAHYPHDTHPGLVPGISVDEQRNKFDLDKIVFGVTAALIIAFITWGITNPDSVSSVSSSMFGWAMTNTGWLLNFVMLIGLGTMLYIAFSRYGRIKLGTDEDQPEFSRFSWIAMMFGAGIGVGIFFFGPSEPLWHYLSPPPHTVEGETPESLHQALAQSHFHWGLSAWGLYALVGGALAYSSYRRGRVTLISSTFRSLFGPKMEGVAGRLVDIMAIIATLFGTAATLGLSAIQVGQGVQIVSGVSEITNTMLIVIISVLTICFVISAVSGVSKGIRYLSNINISLTLGLVLFVFITGPTLFLLNLIPSGILEYGNQFLSMAGKSLSWGEETIDFQSSWTAFYWAWWIAWTPFVGMFIARISRGRTLREFALVTMAIPSFILILAFTIFGGTAISLHRENVAGFDGSSSEEQVLFDMFSNLPLYSITPFILIFVLVVFFITSADSASVVMATMSSQGNPAPNKTVVVFWGLCMMGIAVVMLLAGGESALTGLQNLTILIAIPFAVVLIFMAVAFVKDLTTDPAAIRHTYAKAAISNAVVRGLEEHGDDFELSIEPAEEGRGAGSAFDSTADRITEWYQRTDEEGNDVDYDYSTGEWADGWTPDTTSDTDTTNNTDSKNA, from the coding sequence GTGCCCAATTCGCCCGATAGTTCACAAGACATTTCAGACGAAGCCCACTATCCGCACGACACCCACCCAGGCCTCGTCCCGGGCATTTCTGTCGATGAACAACGCAACAAATTTGATCTCGACAAAATAGTCTTCGGCGTCACCGCCGCCCTCATCATCGCCTTCATCACCTGGGGCATCACCAACCCAGACTCCGTCTCTTCAGTGTCCTCTTCCATGTTCGGATGGGCGATGACCAACACGGGATGGCTGCTTAACTTCGTCATGCTCATCGGCCTGGGAACGATGCTCTACATCGCCTTTTCCCGCTATGGACGCATCAAGCTGGGCACCGATGAAGACCAACCAGAGTTCTCCCGCTTTTCCTGGATTGCCATGATGTTCGGCGCCGGCATCGGCGTAGGCATCTTCTTCTTCGGCCCTTCCGAACCGCTCTGGCACTATTTGAGCCCGCCTCCCCACACTGTGGAAGGTGAAACTCCCGAGTCCCTCCACCAAGCATTGGCGCAGTCCCACTTCCACTGGGGGCTGTCTGCGTGGGGACTCTACGCCCTCGTTGGCGGTGCACTGGCGTACTCCAGCTATCGACGCGGTCGCGTCACCCTCATTAGCTCGACGTTCCGCTCCCTGTTTGGCCCCAAGATGGAAGGCGTGGCGGGTCGCCTCGTCGACATAATGGCGATCATCGCAACACTTTTTGGTACCGCAGCGACACTCGGCCTCTCCGCGATTCAGGTGGGTCAAGGCGTGCAAATTGTGTCGGGCGTTTCCGAAATCACCAACACAATGTTGATTGTCATCATCTCGGTGCTGACCATCTGCTTTGTTATTTCCGCAGTCTCAGGTGTGTCCAAGGGTATTCGTTACCTCTCCAACATCAACATCAGCCTCACCTTAGGCTTGGTGTTGTTTGTGTTCATCACCGGACCTACCCTCTTCCTGCTCAATCTCATCCCTTCGGGCATCTTGGAATACGGCAATCAGTTCCTCTCCATGGCGGGCAAATCCTTGTCATGGGGAGAGGAAACCATTGACTTCCAATCAAGCTGGACCGCGTTCTACTGGGCATGGTGGATCGCGTGGACGCCGTTTGTCGGCATGTTTATTGCTCGCATCTCCAGAGGTCGTACACTTCGAGAATTCGCTCTGGTAACGATGGCTATCCCATCATTTATTTTGATCCTGGCATTCACCATCTTCGGCGGTACTGCAATTAGCCTGCACCGCGAAAACGTCGCAGGTTTCGACGGCAGCTCCTCCGAAGAACAAGTGCTGTTTGATATGTTCAGCAACCTTCCGCTGTACTCGATCACGCCATTTATCTTGATCTTTGTCCTGGTGGTCTTCTTTATTACCTCTGCCGATTCCGCCTCTGTCGTGATGGCCACGATGAGCTCCCAGGGCAACCCTGCACCCAACAAAACAGTTGTGGTGTTCTGGGGACTGTGCATGATGGGCATCGCGGTGGTCATGTTGCTGGCTGGTGGCGAATCCGCCCTCACTGGCCTGCAGAACCTCACCATTTTGATTGCCATTCCATTTGCCGTGGTTCTTATCTTCATGGCTGTGGCGTTTGTTAAAGACCTCACTACTGACCCGGCCGCCATCCGCCACACCTACGCCAAGGCTGCGATCTCCAACGCCGTGGTCCGAGGTTTGGAGGAACATGGCGATGACTTCGAGCTGTCCATCGAACCTGCCGAGGAAGGTCGTGGCGCTGGTTCAGCCTTCGATTCAACCGCTGATCGCATCACCGAGTGGTACCAGCGCACCGACGAAGAAGGTAACGACGTCGACTACGACTACTCGACTGGCGAATGGGCTGATGGTTGGACTCCTGACACAACTTCAGACACCGACACCACCAACAACACCGACTCGAAAAACGCTTAA
- a CDS encoding aldose epimerase family protein — MTSFITSGGLKVSPAGAHIVSANSPEGELLYLSSTSKFGEGESIRGGVPVIAPWFGGLLGLEPMHGWACRSAWDIDDSNDSVHATYGRDGLLLDLHATTTENGFEVSLRLKNDTDEAETVQLAFHPYFKVSDVEKIEVHGLDGVDILNRLDDQVDTQDGAITFDGEFDRIALGTPVVKIIDSDRIITVTGDGHDSTVVWNPGESRATTVADIGPDEWHDFVCVEPALLGAGQKGVQVAPGEAVTVAMRVGVDKRS; from the coding sequence ATGACTTCCTTTATTACTTCCGGTGGGCTGAAGGTCTCTCCCGCTGGCGCACATATTGTTTCAGCGAATTCACCTGAAGGAGAGTTGCTGTATTTGAGTTCGACAAGCAAATTCGGGGAGGGCGAATCAATTCGCGGTGGTGTTCCAGTGATCGCCCCATGGTTTGGTGGGCTGTTGGGGTTGGAGCCGATGCATGGGTGGGCATGTCGCTCCGCGTGGGATATTGATGACAGTAACGATTCAGTTCATGCCACCTATGGTCGTGATGGTTTATTGCTGGATCTGCATGCAACCACCACCGAGAATGGTTTTGAGGTGTCGCTGCGGTTGAAGAATGACACCGATGAGGCAGAGACGGTGCAGTTAGCATTCCACCCGTACTTTAAGGTCTCGGATGTGGAAAAGATTGAGGTCCACGGGTTGGACGGGGTGGATATTCTCAATCGTCTAGATGATCAGGTGGACACCCAGGATGGTGCGATCACATTTGATGGGGAGTTTGATCGCATTGCGCTGGGTACGCCGGTGGTCAAGATTATTGATTCCGATCGCATCATTACTGTCACCGGAGACGGCCACGATTCCACGGTTGTGTGGAATCCCGGCGAAAGTCGCGCCACAACCGTGGCTGATATTGGGCCTGATGAGTGGCACGACTTTGTCTGCGTCGAGCCGGCGCTGTTAGGCGCCGGTCAGAAGGGAGTGCAGGTGGCTCCCGGCGAAGCGGTGACGGTTGCGATGCGGGTGGGCGTCGACAAGCGCTCTTAG
- the aceA gene encoding isocitrate lyase produces MSNVGKPRTAQEIQQDWDTNPRWNGITRDYTAEQVAELQGSVVEEHTLARRGAEILWDEVSKEGDDYINALGALTGNQAVQQVRAGLKAVYLSGWQVAGDANLSGHTYPDQSLYPANSVPNVVRRINNALLRSDEIARVEGDTSVDNWLVPIVADGEAGFGGALNVYELQKAMISAGAAGTHWEDQLASEKKCGHLGGKVLIPTQQHIRTLNSARLAADVANTPTVVIARTDAEAATLITSDVDERDQQFITGERTKEGYYYVENGLEPCIARAKSYAPYADMIWMETGTPDLELAKKFAEGVRSEFPDQLLSYNCSPSFNWSAHLEKDEIAKFQKELGAMGFKFQFITLAGFHSLNYGMFDLAYGYAREGMTSFVDLQNREFKAAEERGFTAVKHQREVGAGYFDQIATTVDPNSSTTALKGSTEEGQFH; encoded by the coding sequence ATGTCTAACGTTGGAAAGCCACGTACCGCACAGGAGATTCAGCAGGATTGGGATACCAACCCACGCTGGAACGGCATCACCCGCGACTACACCGCAGAGCAGGTTGCAGAGCTTCAGGGTTCTGTCGTCGAGGAGCACACCCTGGCCCGCCGCGGAGCAGAAATCCTCTGGGATGAAGTCTCCAAGGAAGGCGACGACTACATCAACGCACTTGGTGCACTGACCGGTAACCAGGCAGTACAACAGGTCCGCGCAGGACTCAAGGCTGTCTACCTCTCCGGTTGGCAGGTTGCTGGCGACGCTAACCTCTCCGGCCACACCTACCCAGACCAGTCCCTCTACCCAGCAAACTCCGTTCCTAACGTTGTTCGCCGCATCAACAACGCGCTTCTTCGTTCCGACGAAATCGCTCGCGTCGAAGGCGACACCTCCGTTGACAACTGGCTCGTTCCAATCGTCGCCGACGGTGAGGCTGGCTTCGGTGGCGCACTTAACGTTTACGAACTCCAGAAGGCAATGATCTCCGCTGGTGCAGCAGGCACCCACTGGGAAGATCAGCTCGCATCTGAGAAGAAGTGTGGACACCTCGGCGGCAAGGTCCTCATCCCAACCCAGCAGCACATCCGCACCCTGAACTCCGCTCGCCTGGCAGCAGACGTTGCAAACACCCCAACCGTCGTCATCGCACGTACCGACGCTGAGGCAGCAACCCTGATCACCTCTGACGTTGATGAGCGCGACCAGCAATTCATCACTGGTGAGCGCACCAAGGAAGGCTACTACTACGTCGAGAACGGCCTCGAGCCTTGCATCGCACGTGCAAAGTCCTACGCTCCTTACGCAGACATGATCTGGATGGAGACCGGTACCCCTGACCTCGAGCTCGCTAAGAAGTTCGCTGAAGGCGTTCGCTCCGAGTTCCCAGACCAGCTCCTGTCCTACAACTGCTCCCCTTCCTTCAACTGGTCTGCACACCTGGAGAAGGATGAGATCGCTAAGTTCCAGAAGGAACTCGGCGCAATGGGCTTCAAGTTCCAGTTCATCACCCTCGCTGGCTTCCACTCCCTCAACTACGGCATGTTCGACCTTGCTTACGGCTACGCTCGCGAGGGCATGACCTCCTTCGTCGACCTCCAGAACCGTGAGTTCAAGGCAGCTGAGGAGCGCGGCTTCACCGCTGTTAAGCACCAGCGTGAGGTTGGCGCAGGTTACTTCGACCAGATCGCAACCACCGTGGATCCTAACTCCTCCACCACTGCACTGAAGGGCTCCACCGAAGAAGGCCAGTTCCACTAG